In Falco cherrug isolate bFalChe1 chromosome 2, bFalChe1.pri, whole genome shotgun sequence, the following are encoded in one genomic region:
- the LOC129735336 gene encoding basic proline-rich protein-like: MPIAEVPQGSLCSLSTGAPRLSGFSLPQSSQAARPPRLTGFPAPPRAPQPPGPPPAAAPRPPAQPGPGGSSGTVRPPCRSPASPGPPLRSAPPAPARRLRGDHCAPAPRRRCPCGGTGGAGPVPRPPRPARPLPAAALLPSRQGRGRSGRGSVVLRRRGRAPPRPPPPAPLSAQRRQNKAPGPGLSPRSDAGSGPGPGPGPGSCADRPAVRRCRRAADRGGRRGSRSGPVPGAAGTYTVRPAPAALTSRRTRPRRDAPQPRRYPGALRYRGRFATAGLSGTRSSPVPCRAAAAPVFRRAGLPGAAAAPVPRSPRGALGGRRRVGAGSARRLLLKPDPAPPSAPRSPRRPHPRPATGARGRARPRSSPGQRGGVAGARGTEGPGSSGGEKVVGAEREEGLEPRGHRKTGKKFRRREQG, encoded by the exons ATGCCCATCGCTGAGGTGCCTCAAGgctctctctgctccctgtccaCCGGTGCCCCCAGGCTGTCGGGGTTTTCTCTGCCCCAGAGCTCCCAGGCAGCCCGGCCCCCCAGGCTCACGGGGTTCCCCGCCCCGCCTCGGGCTCCCCAGCCGCCGGGCCCAccgcctgctgctgctccccgtCCCCCCGCacagcccggccccggggggaGCTCCGGCACGGTGCGGCCGCCGTGCcggagccctgccagccccgggcCCCCGCTACGCtcggcccccccagcccccgcccggcGCCTCCGCGGCGACCACTGCGCGCCCGCCCCTCGGCGGCGCTGCCCCTGCGGCGGCACCGGCGGCGCCGGTCCGGTCCCGCGCCCGCCCCGTCCCGCTCGCCCGCTGCCAGCGGCGGCCCTGCTGCCGTCGCGCCAGGGGCGAGGCCGGTCCGGCCGCGGATCCGTGGTGCTGCGCCGCCGTGggcgcgcccccccccgcccgcccccccccgccccattgTCTGCGCAGCGGAGGCAGAACAAAGCGCCCGGTCCCGGTCTCAGTCCCCGTTCCGATGCCGGTTCtggtcccggtcccggtcccggtcccggttCGTGTGCGGACCGGCCCGCCGTGCGGCGCTGCCGACGTGCGGCGGaccggggcgggcggcggggcagccGGAGCGGGCCGGTGCCCGGCGCTGCTGGCACTTACACCGTACGTCCCGCGCCGGCGGCGCTCACATCCCGCAGGACCCGGCCCCGCCGAGACGCCCCGCAGCCGCGCCGGTACCCCGGTGCGCTCCGATACCGCGGTCGCTTCGCCACCGCTGGCCTCTCCGGTACCCGCAGCTCTCCGGTGCCCTGCCGTGCCGCGGCCGCCCCGGTGTTCCGGCGTGCCGGCCTTCCCGGTGCGGCGGCCGCCCCGGTGCCGCGGTCGCCCCGCGGAGCGCTCGGCGGCAGGCGGCGGGTCGGCGCTGGCTCGGCGCGGCGGCTCCTGCTGAAACCCGACCCAGCGCCGCCCTcagccccccgctccccccgccgcccccatCCCCGCCCCGCCACCGGAGCGCGCGGCAGAGCGcggccccgcagcagccccgggcagcggggcggcgTGGCGGGGGCACGGGGTACGGAGGGGCCAGGGAGCAGCGGCGGGGAGAAGGTGGTCGGTGCGGAGCGGGAGGAAGGGCTGGAGCCCCGGG GTCACAGGAAGACAGGAAAGAAGTTCAGAAGAAGGGAGCAAGGATGA